Within the Oreochromis niloticus isolate F11D_XX linkage group LG14, O_niloticus_UMD_NMBU, whole genome shotgun sequence genome, the region CATTTGAAAGTTATAAGGCAGTGTTTTTAGAAGTACCTGACCATTCCCCCCCCCATTTTTTGTAGCAAATAAAGACAACAGCCACCGAGTAGACATCTAAAATCACAATGAGTGTTGAcgtgaagaaactgaaagtcAATGAGTTAAAAGAAGAGCTCCAGCGCCGTGGCCTGGACACCAGAGGCCTGAAGGCAGACCTCGTAGAGAGGCTGAAAGCCGCTCTGGAGGCTGAAGCTAAGGCTGATGCTGGTGAGCAAGAGGATAAAGGGGATCAGCAGCAGGAAGAGGAATACGGTGATGACTACCAAGACAATGAAGATGAAACGGATCCACAAGAGCAGCAGGGTAAAGTACTATTTCATTAAACATTTCACTTCCATGAAACTAGTTTTATTACGTTGTTTTGGACTTTGATCCAATTTCTGCCCTTTGCTGGCATTACATTTTAAGCACTTCACTGTGCTTGAGTATAAATTAAAGTTTCAAAGTTGGGAAATGTCAACAAACTCTTTACTTTACAACCTAGAGAACACCTAAACTAAGTTTAAAATTTTACCTTTCCAGATTCAGAAGCAGCTGAGGACtatggtggtggtgatgaagCTGAAGGTGATGAAGCTGAAGGTGATGCCCCTCAAGATGAAGATGAGGGCCGAGATTCAGGTGGTTACTatgaagaagaggaggcagAAGGTAACCCGTATGAAAGTCAGACTCCTTCAGACTCAGGCCACAATGTGCCTGACTTCACAGCAGATGAGGATATTCAGAAAACTGACATGATGTCTGAGGAAGAGACCAAGCCTGCAACAAAggaagtggaggaggaggagaatgaagaggaggagaatgaAAAGAATAGACAAGGTAATTTTTCATTACTTTTATTACACAGTTGATTTTTATAGTCTTGTATTCATCTCTGATGGCACTGGTTGAGAATAGAAACGCTTTTCAGAGATTCAAACGTTTTACTGTTACTTACTGCCGACATGCAGAGGTGGCACAATGACCCAGTGATCTGCTTAAACTAAATGATGCTAAAGGTAGTGTAAAATTTTCCTTGTGGACTTTGGCAATACAGTAAAGACATGTAAACCAAACACTCAAACTGCTCTCATACCTAGTAGAAAAATTTCATGAACTTGTTTTCATGCTAAAAGGTGTTATGTGTGTTCATGTCTAATTATAGAAGTTAAAGTAGAGGTCAAAATGGAAGATGAATCTGAGGGTGCAGGTGAAAGGCAACAAGATAATCAGCACGAACAGCCGCATGGGGAAGATACCGCGGGCCAGCCAGAGCAAGtcaaaactgaagctgagagagGTGGACACTATGGACGTAAGAGGCCATATGAGGAGAACAGGGGCTACAGCTATTATGAGCACCGTGAGGAGAAGAGGTGAACTTCTACATGGTTTTCTAAGTTAACACAACTGTCTACACTCGGAATGGATAACACAAAGTGTACTACAATAAATACTCTGGTGTTATTATACAGATCCCGAACACCACAGCCTCCTGCTGAAGATGAAGAGGAGAACATAGACGACACTCTTGTTACAATTGATACATGTAAGTATGGTACATTTAAATAGTGTGTGAAAAAACTAGTATCAGTGTGCTGTCTATGGTTGTTTATAAATACCAGAGACTATGGGAAGTTGGACTGTTGTAGCAGACAAAGAGTCAGTTATTGACTACATGCTTTTGTTGATGGATTACCTGTAACATTTTGATATATGTATGCTCTGCTCTAATCTACAATGATCATGAGCGCAcactatagctgcagaaaagcgGACTAGATGTAGACTACCATCTTATGGCTGATATAGATGTGTTTGATGTTTTATCTAAATGTGCTTAACTCTTTGGTTTTCAGACAATTGTGATTTGCACTTCAAAGTTTCCCGAGATCGCTACAGTGGTTATCCACTGACCATTGAAGGCTTTGCTTACCTTTGGGCTGGGGCACGAGCAACTCATGGAGTCACCCAGGGACGCGTGTGCTATGAGATGAAGGTAGATGGATGCGTTTCTCCAAAGGCTTAGTAGTTTTAAAACTAGACATTTGTGCTGATGAGGTCAGACCTATTTTATGAAATGCTACCAATTTGGTGTTGTGTAATGATTACTGATACATGAAAACTTTGTGTTAATTATTGATATAGTGGATGGGGAAACTTTACTATTAACAAGCATTATCGTCAAATGTAAGAATAGCATTACCCTGTTGGCCTTTAAACCAATGTAGTtgaaaacaccatttttatAGAAGCTCTAGTTaacttttgttttggttttgttttttttttttttaactaatgtCAAGTAATCCTTCTggttctctcacacacacacacacacacacacacacacacacacacacacacacatatatatatatgtattaggCAAACAGAAATCTTACTCTGTAAGAGAAACTTgtgtttgacttttttgttttttaaagatcaATGAAGAAATTCCTGTGAAGCACCTCCCCAGCAGTGAGCCTGATCCCCATGTGGTCAGAATTGGGTGGTCTCTCAACCACTGCAGCACTCAGCTTGGTGAGTGAAGCATCTGTCACAATACTCAACATGATGTTTGCTTGgtcaaataataaaacaattgTTTTTATCCTGCAATGTTTTAGGTGAGGAGCCATTTTCCTTTGGATATGgaggaacaggaaaaaaatccgTTGACTGTAAATTTTCAGACTTTGGTGAGAAGTTTGGCGAAAATGATGTCATCGGTTGTTACATTGTAAGTAATCGATTAATTATCTCTAAAGCTTATCACATAAGAATTTCACACATTTCTTTAATAATGTAttctttattttagttattgtgtttttattcagtaATTATTGTAGTAATTTATCATAATGCTCgcattttgcatattttacaAGTTGAGatgttttctttgctttatCACTTTAAGGACTTTGACAGTGGTGACGAGGTGGAGATGGGCTTCTCTAAGAATGGAGTGTATTTGGGTGTGGCTTTCCGGACAACCAAAGAAGCCTTGGCAGGCCGTGCCCTGTTCCCTCACGTCCTGGTTAAGAATTGTGCAGTTGAGTTCAACTTTGGACAGAAGCGAGAGCCTTACTTCCCCCCACAAGAAGGATACACCTTCATCCACAATCTGGACATGGAGGACAAGATCAGAGGTACTAAAGGACCTGCCAGCAAGTCTGAATGTGAGGTAAGTTGGCTGTTAAATTGTACTATATAGTACATGAGGTTTTTGCCCCcacatttgttgttgttttggggtGACTAAATGCTTGACTGTTAATTGTAAGTTAGCCACAATTTGTTAATTTAATTGTAACcgaaaagtaaaaagtaaaaattgaTGCAGCACTGATCAGagttttgtttcagattttGATGATGGTTGGCCTCCCTGCCTGTGGAAAAACCACTTGGGCTGCAAAGCATGCAGAGAGTAACCCGGAGAAGAAGTACAACATCCTGGGCACAAATGCTATCATGGACAAGATGAAGGTTGGTTTTGcttgttgtgggtttttttttttctcattacatTGTGAATGCTGGTTCTGTTcaaagtctttatttattttcaaacaaagattttaaaatttatcGCTTTTTCTGCAGGTCATGGGTCTGCGCCGCCAGAGGAACTACGCCGGGCGCTGGGATGTTCTGATACAGCAGGCGACTCAGTGTCTGAACCGGCTGATTGAGATCGCCGCCCGCAAGAGACGCAACTACATTCTTGATCAGGTACTGCCCCTCCAGTTACACTCTGCTTTAATACTCACCACAGTCAGTCAATGTGCCCTGATGATCACTCTCTCTCTAATGgactatttatttatctttcagGGGGTCTCTGTGTATAATAGAGTAGAAGAAGCATTGATCTCCCTCTTGTCACTTGCTTGTcatgattgtaaaagaaaatgattAATGGCTCTCATAAGTGACAGAATATGTTATGTTTTCATCCCGCAGTATATTGCACTTGCTATTCCCTGTCATAATACAGTACTGTTTGTCTTGTGAATTTCAACAATGTACAAGTAAACCATGACTTTGTAAAGATGTTGAGAAACAAGTAAGCTCTGACTGGTGAGTAAGAAAAACACCTTCTGTTGCTAATTTAATAAGACAGAGTTGATAGCTTTTTAAAAGCTATTTTTTAAGTGAGATATATGGAACTTttgagtgtgttttttaataaattgaCCCCGAAGGTAAGTACTGACTAACAGCCTTTTAGATTTTCAGATCTTTGAGCTCaggaaatgtggaaaaaaaaggtaGGTGGGTCTGATGGTGGACTGTGGCTTTTCTTGGAAACTGTGAGTATTTGCAGGTAGGTTATATATGTGTTGTCTGGAATGGGACGAGAGCTCGTATGAAGAAAAGGTGAGTAAAGGT harbors:
- the hnrnpul1 gene encoding heterogeneous nuclear ribonucleoprotein U-like protein 1 — protein: MSVDVKKLKVNELKEELQRRGLDTRGLKADLVERLKAALEAEAKADAGEQEDKGDQQQEEEYGDDYQDNEDETDPQEQQDSEAAEDYGGGDEAEGDEAEGDAPQDEDEGRDSGGYYEEEEAEGNPYESQTPSDSGHNVPDFTADEDIQKTDMMSEEETKPATKEVEEEENEEEENEKNRQEVKVEVKMEDESEGAGERQQDNQHEQPHGEDTAGQPEQVKTEAERGGHYGRKRPYEENRGYSYYEHREEKRSRTPQPPAEDEEENIDDTLVTIDTYNCDLHFKVSRDRYSGYPLTIEGFAYLWAGARATHGVTQGRVCYEMKINEEIPVKHLPSSEPDPHVVRIGWSLNHCSTQLGEEPFSFGYGGTGKKSVDCKFSDFGEKFGENDVIGCYIDFDSGDEVEMGFSKNGVYLGVAFRTTKEALAGRALFPHVLVKNCAVEFNFGQKREPYFPPQEGYTFIHNLDMEDKIRGTKGPASKSECEILMMVGLPACGKTTWAAKHAESNPEKKYNILGTNAIMDKMKVMGLRRQRNYAGRWDVLIQQATQCLNRLIEIAARKRRNYILDQTNVYGSARRRKMRPFEGFQRKAIVICPTDEDLKERTLKQTNEQGKDVPDHAVLEMKANFTLPEPCDFLEAVTYAELQRDEAEKLMKQYNEEGRKAGPPPEKRFDNRSGGFRGRGGGSFQRYDNRDGARGGYQNRSGDGGSGYRGGYNRGSYNQSRWGNSYRDGGSDARSGYNRSQQSGGSYRTAPPYNKGGYNQGYSQSYNQGYNQGSYNQNYYSNYSQYPGYSQSYSQTPATSQTYNHHQQQQPQQQPQQQPQQNYNQQYQQYAQQWQQYYQNQNQWNQYYSQYGSYPGQGSQGSSSGSQ